The Chlorocebus sabaeus isolate Y175 chromosome 6, mChlSab1.0.hap1, whole genome shotgun sequence genome has a segment encoding these proteins:
- the RASAL3 gene encoding RAS protein activator like-3 isoform X3, protein MDPPSPSRISQTQPAAPSPLTSYRWHTGRGGEKGAGGFRWGRFAGWGRALSHQEPMVSTQPAPRSIFRRVLSAPPKESRTSRLRLSKALWGRHKNPPPEPEPEPEQEAPELEPEPEPEPPTPQIPEAPTPDVPVWDIGGFTLLDGKLVLLGGEEEGPRRPRVGSASSEGSIHVAMGNFRDPDRMPGKTEPETAGPNQVHNVRGLLKRLKEKKKARSEPRDGPPSALGSRESLATLSELDLGAERDVRVWPLHPSLLGEPHCFQVTWTGGSRCFSCRSAAERDRWIEDLRRQFQPTQDNVEREETWLSVWVHEAKGLPRAAAGAPGVRAELWLNGALLARTAPRAGPGQLFWAERFHFEALPPARRLSLRLRGLGPGSAVLGRVALSLEELGAPRAPAAGLERWFPLLGAPAGAALRARIRARRLRVLPSERYKELAEFLTFHYARLCGALEPALPAQAKEELAAAMVRVLRATGRAQALVTDLGTAELARCGGREALLFRENTLATKAIDEYMKLVAQDYLQETLGQVVRRLCASTEDCEVDPSKCPAPELPEHQARLRNSCEEPPRLTIHCLFCTSWFPAELGIVFSSWREACKERGSEVLGPRLVCASLFLRLLCPAILAPSLFGLAPEHPAPGPARTLTLIAKVIQNLANRAPFGEKEAYMGFMNSFLEEHGPAMQRFLDQVAMVDVDAAPSGYQGSGDLALQLAVLHAQLCTIFAELDQTTRDSLEPLPTILQAIEEGQPVLVSVPMRLPPPPAQMHSSLSAGEKPGFLAPRDLPKHTPLISKSQSLRSVRRSESWARPQPDEERPLRRPRPVQRTQSVPTRRPARRRQSAGPWPRPKGSLSTGPAPRARPWTRDSASLPRKPSVPWQRQIDQPQDRNQALGKHRPVNKLAELQCEVAALREEQKVLSRHVESLSTHIRALTEQQEQLRGQLQDLDSRLCAGNTA, encoded by the exons ATGGACCCACCGTCGCCAAGCCGGATCTCCCAAACCCAGCCCGCAGCCCCCTCTCCGCTGACTTCCTATCGCTGGCACACAGGGCGCGGTGGGGAGAAGGGGGCTGGAGGGTTCCGCTGGGGCCGCTTTGCTGGCTGGGGCAGGGCCCTGAGCCACCAGGAGCCCATGGTCAGCACCCAGCCAGCCCCTCGCTCGATATTCCGTCGGGTCCTATCTGCGCCTCCCAAGGAGTCACGGACCAGTCGCCTTCGACTCTCCAAGGCCCTCTGGGGGAGGCATAAGAACCCACCACCGGAGCCAGAGCCGGAGCCAGAGCAGGAGGCCCCAG agcTGGAGCcggagccagagccagagcccCCTACCCCACAGATCCCCGAGGCCCCCACACCTGACGTGCCTGTCTGGGACATTGGGGGCTTCACCCTGCTTGATGGGAAGCTGGTGCTGcttggaggagaggaggag GGTCCTCGAAGGCCCCGGGTGGGAAGTGCTAGCTCCGAGGGCAGCATCCACGTGGCCATGGGGAACTTCAGGGATCCAG ATCGGATGCCTGGAAAGACAGAACCAGAGACTGCTGGTCCCAACCAGGTCCACAACGTTCGG GGGTTGCTCAAGAggctgaaagagaagaaaaaggccaGGTCGGAGCCCCGGGATGG GCCCCCCAGTGCTCTGGGCTCTAGGGAGTCGCTGGCCACACTCTCTGAACTGGACCTGGGCGCCGAGCGGGATGTGcgggtctggccactgcaccccagcctcttGGGGGAGCCCCATTGCTTTCAG GTAACGTGGACGGGCGGAAGCCGCTGCTTCTCTTGTCGCTCGGCCGCTGAGAGAGACCGCTGGATCGAGGACCTTCGTCGCCAATTCCAGCCCACCCAG GACAACGTGGAGCGGGAAGAGACATGGCTGAGCGTGTGGGTGCACGAGGCGAAGGGGCTTCCCCGGGCAGCGGCGGGGGCACCCGGCGTGCGCGCCGAGCTGTGGCTGAATGGCGCGCTGCTGGCACGCACGGCGCCTCGGGCCGGCCCAGGCCAGCTCTTCTGGGCCGAGCGCTTTCACTTCGAGGCGCTGCCACCTGCACGTCGCCTGTCGCTGCGGCTGCGCGGCTTGGGCCCGGGAAGCGCGGTGCTGGGCCGCGTGGCCCTGTCGCTGGAGGAGCTGGGCGCCCCACGCGCGCCAGCCGCCGGCCTGGAGCGCTGGTTCCCGCTGCTCGGGGCGCCGGCGGGCGCAGCGCTGCGGGCGCGGATTCGGGCACGTCGCCTGCGTGTGCTGCCGTCCGAGCGCTACAAGGAGCTGGCGGAGTTCCTCACCTTCCACTACGCGCGCCTCTGCGGGGCCCTGGAGCCCGCGCTGCCTGCGCAAGCCAAGGAGGAGCTGGCGGCCGCCATGGTGCGCGTGCTGCGGGCCACTGGCCGGGCACAG GCGCTGGTGACTGACCTGGGCACTGCGGAGCTGGCGCGCTGTGGAGGCCGTGAGGCGCTGCTGTTCCGGGAAAACACATTGGCCACCAAGGCTATCGATGAGTACATGAAGCTCGTGGCACAGGATTACCTCCAGGAGACCCTGG GACAGGTTGTGCGGCGTCTCTGTGCTTCCACTGAGGACTGTGAAGTGGACCCCAGCAAGTGTCCAGCCCCGGAGCTGCCAGAGCACCAGGCCAGACTTCGGAACAGCTGCGAGGAG CCTCCCCGTCTGACCATTCATTGCCTCTTCTGCACCAGCTGGTTCCCTGCGGAGCTGGGCATCGTGTTCTCAAGCTGGCGAGAAGCATGCAAAGAACGTGGCTCTGAGGTGCTGGGCCCCCGACTGGTGTGCGCCTCCCTCTTCCTGCGGCTCCTGTGCCCCGCCATCCTGGCACCCAGCCTCTTTGGTTTGGCACCAGAGCATCCAGCACCCGGCCCAGCCCGCACCCTCACACTGATTGCCAAGGTCATCCAGAACCTCGCCAACCGTGCCCC GTTCGGTGAGAAGGAGGCCTACATGGGCTTCATGAATAGCTTCCTGGAGGAACATGGACCAGCCATGCAACGCTTCCTGGACCAGGTGGCCATGGTGGATGTGGATGCTGCACCCAGTGGTTACCAGGGTAGCGGTGACCTGGCTCTCCAGTTGGCTGTCCTGCATGCCCAGCTCTGTACAATCTTTGCTGAGCTTGACCAG ACAACCCGAGACTCCCTGGAACCGCTGCCCACCATCCTGCAAGCCATCGAGGAGGGCCAGCCTGTGCTTGTATCGGTGCCAATGCGTCTCCCACCGCCCCCGGCCCAGATGCACTCCAG CCTTTCCGCAGGGGAGAAGCCCGGCTTCCTGGCCCCCCGGGACCTCCCCAAGCACACCCCTCTCATCTCCAAGAGCCAGTCTCTGCGCAGTGTTCGCCGCTCAGAGAGTTGGGCCCGGCCACAGCCGGACGAAGAGCGGCCCCTGCGGCGGCCCCGGCCGGTGCAGCGCACGCAGAGTGTCCCGACCCGGCGTCCTGCCCGCCGCCGCCAATCTGCGGGGCCCTGGCCGCGACCCAAAGGCTCCCTGAGCACGGGCCCGGCgccccgcgcccggccttggaCCCGGGACTCCGCCTCGCTGCCTCGGAAGCCGTCGGTACCCTGGCAGCGCCAAATAGACCAGCCGCAAGACCGAAACCAGGCACTGGGCAAGCACCGACCTGTGAACAAG TTGGCAGAGCTGCAGTGCGAGGTGGCCGCTCTGCGTGAGGAGCAGAAAGTGCTGTCCCGCCACGTGGAGTCGCTGAGCACCCACATCCGGGCCTTGACGGAGCAGCAAGAGCAGCTGCGGGGCCAGCTGCAGGATCTGGactccaggctctgtgctgg GAACACCGCCTAA